The following proteins come from a genomic window of Sphingobium cloacae:
- a CDS encoding pilus assembly protein TadG-related protein — protein MKPLARRLAPLRRDRKGGVTILLAGSLLMLAGSATMAVDLGSLYLAKRQLQGIADAAALAAVSGGRPAAEQLIAHSGVGGVVITSVESGQYRADPAVPVPQRFVPNDPAGGALRLEVRRRAPLFFGRMLIGSDGVNLSARATAARKDAAAFSIGTGLASVSGGLPNMLLSNLAGTNLNLSVMDTQGLLHANVDLLGMADALQARLGRQDEAFAQLFDRHIPIADIVNAIGDGVTDSQVVGTLRRIGNSVPGRTVRLKDIIDLGPSGGATDATGQPTILMDAFSMLRMVLNPGPGVSVPIDLQLGVPGLSSTRLKLIVGGGSAMSPLLTITSSRDVVLRTAQTRIYLESAVAAALAPIASIRVPLYVELAEAEARLSDINCTRGTPGHGVTLAVKPSIGSVALADVDQSALTDFARPANPRPAVLADVLTTRITAHANIALGGVEPQSVHFSPAEISAQQTKTVSTQDLTQGLAASLVRQVKIDVYLLGLKIPLSPLTAPIGALLGTTAPLLDGVLNSVTALLGVRLGTADVRVHEMRCGLATIVA, from the coding sequence ATGAAGCCTCTGGCCCGCAGATTGGCGCCCCTTCGCCGCGACCGGAAAGGCGGGGTCACCATCCTGCTCGCGGGGTCTCTGCTGATGCTGGCCGGGTCGGCGACGATGGCGGTGGACCTGGGCTCCCTCTATCTCGCCAAGCGCCAGTTGCAGGGCATCGCCGACGCCGCCGCGCTGGCCGCCGTCAGCGGAGGCCGCCCTGCCGCCGAACAGCTCATCGCCCATAGCGGCGTCGGCGGCGTCGTCATCACCTCGGTCGAAAGCGGCCAGTATCGCGCCGATCCCGCCGTGCCCGTTCCCCAGCGCTTCGTGCCCAACGATCCGGCGGGCGGCGCGCTGCGCCTGGAGGTGCGGCGGCGCGCGCCCCTGTTCTTCGGCCGGATGCTGATCGGGTCGGACGGCGTGAACCTCAGCGCCCGCGCCACCGCCGCGCGCAAGGACGCCGCCGCCTTTTCCATCGGCACGGGGCTGGCTTCGGTCAGCGGCGGCCTGCCCAACATGCTGCTGTCCAACCTTGCCGGGACCAACCTCAACCTGTCGGTGATGGACACGCAGGGGCTGCTCCATGCGAATGTCGACCTGCTGGGCATGGCGGATGCCTTGCAGGCGCGCCTGGGCCGTCAGGACGAAGCCTTCGCCCAATTGTTCGACCGGCATATTCCGATCGCCGACATCGTGAACGCCATCGGCGACGGCGTGACCGACAGCCAGGTGGTCGGCACGCTCCGCCGCATCGGCAACTCCGTTCCGGGCCGCACCGTCCGTCTGAAGGACATCATCGACCTTGGTCCCTCCGGCGGGGCCACCGATGCCACCGGGCAGCCGACGATCCTGATGGACGCCTTTTCGATGCTGCGGATGGTGCTGAACCCGGGTCCCGGCGTCTCGGTGCCCATCGACCTGCAACTGGGCGTGCCGGGGCTCAGCAGCACGCGGCTCAAGCTGATCGTAGGAGGCGGCAGCGCCATGTCCCCGCTGCTCACCATCACGTCGAGCCGCGATGTCGTCCTGCGCACGGCCCAGACGCGCATCTATCTGGAAAGCGCGGTGGCCGCCGCCCTCGCACCGATCGCATCGATCCGCGTCCCCCTCTATGTCGAACTGGCCGAGGCGGAAGCGCGCCTGTCGGACATCAACTGCACGCGCGGTACGCCCGGCCATGGCGTCACGCTGGCGGTCAAGCCGTCCATCGGATCGGTGGCACTGGCCGACGTGGACCAGAGCGCGCTCACCGATTTCGCCCGCCCCGCCAATCCCCGTCCCGCCGTGCTGGCCGATGTCCTGACCACCAGGATCACCGCCCATGCCAATATCGCATTGGGCGGGGTGGAGCCGCAAAGCGTTCATTTTTCCCCCGCCGAAATCAGCGCGCAGCAGACCAAGACCGTCAGCACGCAGGACCTGACGCAGGGCCTGGCCGCCAGCCTCGTCCGGCAAGTGAAGATCGACGTCTATCTCCTCGGCCTCAAAATCCCCCTCAGTCCGCTCACCGCGCCCATCGGCGCGCTGCTGGGCACCACCGCGCCCCTGCTCGACGGCGTTCTGAACAGCGTCACCGCGCTGCTCGGCGTCCGGCTGGGCACGGCGGACGTGCGGGTGCATGAAATGCGCTGCGGCCTCGCCACCATCGTCGCCTGA
- a CDS encoding N-succinylarginine dihydrolase: MSVREINFDGLIGPSHNYAGLSLGNLASARNAGAVSRPRAAALQGLEKMRGNIRLGLAQGIFLPQWRPDNAWLAALGTSVSHAEPPIRAAAMSASSMWAANAATVSPASDTADGRTHLTVANLVTMPHRSHEWPQTLKQLQLAFAASDAFTVHGPVPPPFGDEGAANHMRLAESHAAPGVEVFVYGEAGGPFPARQHIEASKAVARLHALDPARTLFVQQSEEAIAAGAFHNDVVAVANERVLFTHEQAFADKGGFYADLRAALPCVEIVEVPASAVSLADAIRSYLFNAQLVTLSDGDGMALILPTEARETPAVWSWLERMIAGNGPIRRLIPVDVRQSMANGGGPACLRLRVVADPADIDPRFLLGEAKLDRIAAIVADYWPEEIAPDDLNDTRLIARIEQSWLTLVDHLQLSGDLIP, from the coding sequence ATGAGCGTCAGGGAAATCAACTTCGACGGGCTGATAGGCCCCAGCCACAATTATGCGGGCCTGAGCCTCGGCAACCTCGCCTCCGCCCGCAACGCAGGCGCCGTCTCCCGCCCCCGCGCGGCGGCGCTGCAAGGGCTGGAGAAGATGCGCGGCAACATCCGCCTCGGCCTGGCGCAGGGCATCTTCCTTCCCCAATGGCGGCCCGACAATGCGTGGCTCGCCGCGCTGGGCACCAGTGTCAGCCATGCCGAGCCGCCCATCCGCGCGGCGGCCATGTCGGCATCCTCCATGTGGGCCGCCAATGCCGCGACCGTCTCCCCCGCCAGCGACACGGCGGACGGGCGCACCCACCTCACCGTCGCCAATCTGGTGACGATGCCCCATCGCAGCCATGAATGGCCCCAGACGCTGAAACAACTTCAACTCGCCTTCGCCGCGAGCGACGCCTTCACCGTGCACGGCCCCGTCCCCCCACCCTTCGGCGACGAGGGCGCGGCCAACCATATGCGCCTTGCCGAAAGCCATGCCGCCCCGGGCGTCGAGGTGTTCGTCTACGGCGAGGCCGGCGGCCCCTTCCCCGCCCGCCAGCATATCGAGGCAAGCAAGGCCGTCGCTCGCCTCCACGCGCTCGACCCCGCCCGCACCCTCTTCGTCCAGCAGTCGGAAGAAGCCATCGCCGCTGGCGCCTTCCACAACGATGTGGTCGCCGTCGCCAATGAGCGCGTCCTCTTCACCCACGAACAGGCTTTCGCCGACAAGGGGGGCTTCTACGCCGATCTGCGCGCCGCGCTCCCCTGCGTCGAGATCGTCGAAGTCCCCGCCAGCGCCGTCAGCCTGGCCGACGCGATCCGCAGCTACCTTTTCAACGCGCAGCTCGTGACGCTATCCGATGGCGACGGCATGGCCCTCATCCTTCCCACCGAAGCGCGGGAAACGCCCGCCGTCTGGTCCTGGCTCGAACGGATGATCGCGGGCAACGGCCCGATCCGCCGCCTCATCCCCGTCGACGTGCGGCAATCCATGGCGAATGGCGGCGGCCCCGCCTGCCTGCGGCTGCGCGTCGTCGCCGATCCCGCCGACATCGACCCCCGCTTCCTGCTCGGCGAAGCGAAGCTCGACCGGATCGCCGCCATCGTCGCGGATTACTGGCCGGAGGAAATCGCACCGGACGACCTGAACGACACGCGCCTCATCGCCCGGATCGAACAATCGTGGTTAACGCTTGTTGACCATTTGCAGCTTTCGGGCGACTTAATCCCATAG
- the gspN gene encoding type II secretion system protein N, with the protein MKGLSLSRRTRIALILTFAVGLLLFLPLRMALGMAGLERFGMAARDVRGTVWSGRIDRLMLGDVSLGSVHAALSPVPLLVGRARFDLWRKAGGPDDIEGAVTAGFGRIGVDDLSGSVPLGRAFAPLPVGNFVLEDVSATFAGTLCGHAEGRVRAHMAAQMPGLNLAQGLSGEARCDGEALLLPLVSQSGMEKIDLRIWRSGRYVAEMRVETADPTLAATLAGAGFAEAGGARVLKVEGTL; encoded by the coding sequence ATGAAGGGGCTGTCCCTGTCACGCCGAACGCGCATCGCGCTGATCCTGACCTTCGCGGTGGGCCTGCTGCTGTTCCTGCCGTTGCGCATGGCGCTGGGCATGGCGGGGCTGGAGCGGTTCGGAATGGCCGCGCGCGACGTGCGCGGCACGGTGTGGAGCGGTCGGATCGACAGATTGATGCTGGGCGACGTGTCGCTGGGATCGGTTCATGCGGCGCTTTCGCCGGTGCCGCTGCTGGTGGGGCGGGCGCGTTTCGACCTGTGGCGGAAAGCCGGCGGGCCCGACGACATCGAGGGCGCGGTGACGGCGGGGTTCGGGAGGATCGGCGTGGACGACCTGAGCGGTTCGGTTCCGCTGGGCCGCGCCTTTGCCCCGCTGCCGGTGGGCAATTTCGTGCTGGAGGATGTGAGCGCCACCTTTGCCGGCACGCTTTGCGGCCATGCCGAGGGACGGGTGCGCGCGCATATGGCGGCGCAGATGCCGGGACTCAATCTGGCGCAGGGCCTGTCGGGCGAAGCGCGCTGCGACGGCGAGGCGCTGCTGCTGCCGCTGGTGAGCCAGTCGGGCATGGAGAAGATCGACCTCAGGATATGGCGGTCGGGCCGCTATGTCGCGGAGATGCGGGTGGAGACGGCCGATCCCACGCTGGCGGCGACCCTGGCCGGGGCCGGTTTTGCCGAGGCGGGCGGCGCCCGGGTGCTGAAGGTTGAAGGAACGTTGTGA
- a CDS encoding arginine N-succinyltransferase: MTFFMRTARADDLQTLYEMAKLTGGGFTNLPPDRKALAAKLERTGQALSRAEDGISDELILMVLENARTGQVRGTCQIFSTVGQSWPFYSYRLGVLTQHSRELGRTFRAQMLSLTTDLEGSTEVGGLFLHPRERAEGLGLLLARSRYLYIRNHRPRFGDRIIAELRGVIDEAGGSPFWDGLAGRFFGMSFQEADEFNAINGNQFIADLMPKTPIYTAMLTDSARAVIGLPHPNGRAAMRMLETEGFTNPGYVDIFDGGPTMVGQIDSLRTIAQARDVALSALHDKGGDKMLIATGRLADYRCTWGFVRESEDGAVSLDADSAALLGIEPGQRFTMAGRA; this comes from the coding sequence GTGACCTTCTTCATGCGGACCGCGCGGGCGGACGATCTCCAGACGCTCTATGAGATGGCGAAGCTGACGGGCGGCGGCTTCACCAATCTGCCCCCGGACCGCAAGGCGCTCGCCGCCAAGCTCGAACGCACCGGACAGGCGCTCTCCCGCGCGGAGGACGGCATCAGCGACGAACTCATCCTCATGGTGCTGGAAAACGCCCGGACGGGGCAGGTTCGCGGCACGTGCCAGATTTTCAGCACCGTGGGGCAAAGCTGGCCCTTCTATTCCTATCGCCTGGGCGTCCTCACCCAGCACAGCCGGGAACTGGGCCGCACCTTCCGTGCGCAGATGCTCTCGCTCACCACCGACCTGGAGGGTTCCACCGAAGTCGGCGGTCTCTTCCTCCACCCCCGCGAGCGGGCCGAAGGGCTGGGCCTGCTGCTTGCCCGCAGCCGCTATCTCTACATCCGCAACCACCGTCCCCGCTTCGGCGACCGGATCATCGCGGAATTGCGCGGCGTCATCGACGAAGCGGGCGGCTCCCCCTTCTGGGACGGGCTGGCGGGCCGCTTCTTCGGCATGAGCTTTCAGGAGGCGGACGAATTCAACGCCATCAACGGCAACCAGTTCATCGCCGACCTGATGCCCAAGACGCCGATCTACACCGCCATGCTGACCGACAGCGCCCGCGCCGTCATCGGCCTGCCCCATCCCAATGGCCGCGCCGCGATGCGGATGCTGGAGACGGAGGGTTTCACCAATCCGGGCTATGTCGACATTTTCGACGGGGGCCCGACCATGGTGGGCCAGATCGATTCGCTCCGCACCATCGCGCAGGCCCGCGACGTCGCCCTTTCAGCCCTGCACGACAAGGGTGGGGACAAGATGCTGATCGCCACAGGCCGCCTCGCCGACTACCGCTGCACCTGGGGCTTCGTGCGGGAAAGCGAGGACGGCGCGGTGTCGCTGGACGCGGACAGCGCGGCATTGCTCGGCATCGAGCCGGGCCAGCGCTTCACCATGGCGGGCCGGGCATGA
- a CDS encoding hydrolase, with product MTAISPAEQAVLDHASAAPMLEQVQSWSAVNSGSRNLNGLAAMAALLADAFSALPGDIRLIDPAPVDSISPDGALLQIDHGRHLLLSVRPEAPVRVLLTGHMDTVFAADHPFQTQRWLDDHVLNGPGVADMKGGIAVMLAALRAVETWEGRAALGYDVVINSDEETGSASSAPLLRDMAAGKIAALTYEPALPDGTLAGARAGSGNFSIIVTGRSAHAGRNPEEGRNALLAAADLALRLKAASGTGFSCNPARIDGGSPNNVVPDHAILRVNFRPRTPADEIAVRRLIETGMEAVARDHEVAMHLHGGFGRPPKPMDEKAQALFDLVRRCGADLGLPIGWRDTGGVCDGNNIAACGVPVVDTMGARGGAIHSPDEFLMTDSLPERARLSALALMRIAQGQYQGRMTA from the coding sequence ATGACAGCCATTTCACCTGCCGAACAAGCGGTTCTGGACCATGCCTCGGCCGCGCCGATGCTGGAGCAGGTGCAATCATGGTCCGCCGTCAACAGCGGATCGCGCAACCTGAACGGCCTCGCCGCCATGGCCGCGCTTCTCGCCGATGCTTTTTCAGCGCTCCCCGGAGACATCCGCCTCATCGATCCCGCCCCGGTCGACAGCATTTCCCCCGACGGCGCGCTGCTTCAGATCGACCATGGCCGCCACCTGCTCCTTTCCGTGCGCCCCGAAGCGCCGGTCCGCGTCCTGCTGACCGGCCATATGGACACGGTGTTCGCCGCCGATCATCCCTTCCAGACGCAGCGATGGCTGGACGATCATGTGCTGAACGGCCCCGGCGTCGCCGACATGAAGGGCGGCATCGCCGTCATGCTGGCCGCGCTTCGCGCCGTGGAGACATGGGAAGGCCGCGCCGCATTGGGCTATGATGTCGTCATCAACAGCGACGAGGAAACCGGCAGCGCCTCCTCGGCGCCCCTGCTGCGGGACATGGCGGCGGGCAAGATCGCGGCCCTCACCTATGAACCCGCCTTGCCCGACGGCACGCTGGCGGGGGCGCGGGCGGGCAGCGGCAATTTCTCGATCATCGTCACCGGCCGCAGCGCCCATGCGGGCCGCAATCCCGAAGAAGGCCGCAACGCCCTGCTCGCCGCCGCCGACCTGGCGCTCCGGCTCAAGGCGGCGAGCGGCACCGGCTTTTCCTGCAACCCGGCCCGGATCGACGGAGGCAGCCCCAACAATGTCGTGCCCGATCACGCCATCCTCCGCGTCAATTTCCGCCCTCGCACCCCCGCCGACGAAATCGCCGTCCGCCGCCTGATCGAAACCGGCATGGAGGCGGTCGCGCGCGATCATGAAGTCGCCATGCACCTCCACGGCGGCTTCGGGCGCCCGCCCAAGCCCATGGACGAAAAGGCACAGGCCCTCTTCGATCTCGTCCGCCGCTGCGGCGCGGATCTGGGCCTGCCGATCGGCTGGCGCGATACGGGCGGCGTGTGCGATGGCAACAATATCGCGGCCTGCGGCGTGCCGGTCGTCGACACCATGGGCGCGCGCGGCGGGGCGATCCACAGCCCGGACGAGTTTCTGATGACGGACAGCCTGCCCGAACGCGCCCGCCTGTCCGCGCTGGCGCTGATGCGGATCGCTCAGGGGCAATATCAGGGGAGGATGACGGCGTGA
- a CDS encoding cobyric acid synthase, which translates to MGAIMLQGTGSDVGKSVLVAGLCRALVRRGYRVRPFKPQNMSNNAAVTVDGGEIGRAQALQAMAAGVEPHSDMNPVLLKPQADHTSQLIVHGRVRGTLGGGNFRQARGQLLSDVMTSFHRLRAQCDIVVVEGAGSPAEINLRAGDIANMGFARAADVPVILVGDINRGGVIASIVGTRTVIDPGDAAMIRGFLINKFRGDPALFEDGYRQIESLSGWRGFGVIPWLPAAARLPSEDAVVLEKRERPDGARFVIACPILPRISNFDDLDPFRTEPEVELVMVPPGSPIPAEASLIVLPGSKTTIADMQALRAQGWDIDILAHHRHGGAVLGICGGYQMLGRRIADPHGIEGPPAAIDGLGLLDIETALSGGKTLQQVSGRALDAAFTGYEMHMGRTSGPDGARPFAHLDRGRPDGATSPDGRVMGTYVHGLFASTPLRKAFLARWNLSSSEQDHNAAVHAALDDIAAQMEAHVDMPALIALAQKGA; encoded by the coding sequence ATGGGCGCGATCATGCTACAGGGAACCGGATCGGACGTGGGCAAGTCCGTCCTTGTCGCCGGCCTCTGCCGGGCGCTGGTGCGGCGCGGCTATCGCGTGCGCCCCTTCAAGCCGCAGAACATGTCCAACAACGCCGCCGTGACCGTCGACGGCGGAGAGATCGGCCGCGCCCAGGCCTTGCAGGCGATGGCGGCGGGGGTCGAACCGCATAGCGACATGAACCCGGTCCTCCTGAAACCGCAGGCCGATCACACGTCGCAGCTCATCGTCCACGGGCGCGTGCGCGGCACGCTGGGCGGCGGCAATTTCCGGCAGGCGCGCGGGCAGCTTCTCTCCGATGTCATGACCAGCTTCCACCGGCTTCGGGCGCAATGCGACATCGTCGTCGTGGAAGGCGCGGGATCGCCCGCCGAAATCAACCTGCGCGCGGGCGACATCGCGAATATGGGCTTCGCCCGCGCCGCCGACGTGCCCGTGATCCTGGTCGGCGACATCAACCGGGGCGGCGTCATCGCCTCCATCGTCGGCACGCGGACAGTGATCGATCCGGGGGACGCCGCCATGATCCGCGGCTTCCTCATCAACAAGTTCCGTGGCGATCCCGCCCTTTTCGAGGACGGCTATCGCCAGATCGAATCCCTGTCCGGCTGGCGCGGCTTCGGCGTCATCCCCTGGCTCCCCGCCGCCGCCCGCCTCCCCAGCGAGGATGCGGTCGTCCTCGAAAAAAGGGAGCGGCCGGACGGCGCGCGCTTCGTCATCGCCTGCCCGATACTACCCCGCATCTCCAATTTCGACGATCTCGACCCCTTCAGGACCGAGCCGGAGGTGGAGTTGGTCATGGTCCCGCCCGGCAGCCCCATCCCGGCGGAAGCCTCGCTCATCGTGCTGCCCGGATCGAAGACGACCATCGCCGACATGCAGGCCCTGCGCGCGCAGGGGTGGGACATCGACATCCTCGCCCACCACCGGCATGGCGGCGCGGTTCTGGGGATATGCGGCGGCTATCAGATGCTGGGCCGCCGCATCGCCGATCCCCACGGCATCGAAGGCCCGCCCGCCGCCATCGACGGGCTCGGCCTGCTCGACATCGAAACCGCGCTGTCGGGCGGCAAGACGCTGCAACAGGTGTCGGGCCGCGCGCTGGACGCGGCCTTCACCGGCTATGAAATGCATATGGGCCGGACTTCCGGCCCCGATGGCGCCCGCCCCTTCGCCCATCTGGACCGCGGCCGCCCCGACGGAGCGACCAGCCCGGACGGCCGGGTCATGGGCACCTATGTCCACGGCCTCTTCGCCAGCACGCCGCTGCGCAAGGCGTTCCTGGCGCGCTGGAACCTCTCTTCCTCCGAACAGGACCATAACGCCGCCGTCCACGCGGCCCTCGACGACATCGCCGCGCAGATGGAGGCGCATGTCGACATGCCGGCCCTCATCGCGCTGGCGCAAAAGGGCGCATAG
- a CDS encoding PAS domain-containing protein, with product MLNDRYGRSVPAAELVRNFAHWREVGVQEPLLVTHHGRGTHVFMGLDRFRTMTVSGPEASAGADPLSHLPEWIHQGLILCRADYTIGHVNQAALAMTRRWDRQLAGLPLWEALPELAETLTQAHIRHSMESGEGSAADIPSPFRENCWIRFETHPFPEGVALLLSDITEDVRRNRLADVKASLKQAMQAHGGVGHVQVSSRGFIEFADDVFCTLVGLPLDRLIHISLTDLADLPARPRLREELEHVLRGEGDRKTDTSLLANSGAVIPADIGIARLQGLYGSEGAVVVVTRRNEPANSAN from the coding sequence ATGCTGAACGATCGTTACGGCCGAAGCGTCCCGGCAGCCGAACTTGTCCGCAATTTCGCCCATTGGCGGGAAGTGGGGGTGCAGGAACCGCTCCTGGTCACCCACCATGGACGCGGAACGCATGTCTTCATGGGGCTTGACCGTTTCCGCACCATGACCGTGAGCGGCCCCGAAGCGTCGGCGGGCGCCGATCCGCTTTCGCACCTGCCCGAATGGATACATCAGGGCCTGATCCTTTGCCGCGCCGACTACACCATCGGCCATGTCAACCAGGCCGCGCTCGCCATGACGCGCCGCTGGGACCGGCAACTGGCGGGCCTGCCGCTCTGGGAAGCCCTGCCCGAACTGGCCGAAACCCTGACGCAGGCGCATATCCGGCACAGCATGGAATCGGGAGAAGGCAGCGCCGCCGACATTCCCTCCCCCTTCCGCGAAAATTGCTGGATACGGTTCGAAACCCATCCCTTCCCGGAAGGCGTCGCCCTGTTGCTGAGCGACATTACGGAGGATGTCCGGCGCAACCGCCTCGCCGATGTGAAGGCCAGCCTGAAGCAGGCCATGCAGGCCCATGGCGGCGTCGGCCATGTGCAGGTGTCCAGCCGGGGATTCATCGAGTTCGCCGACGACGTCTTCTGCACCTTGGTCGGATTGCCGCTGGACCGCTTGATCCACATCAGCCTCACCGACCTGGCCGACCTGCCGGCCCGGCCCCGCCTGCGCGAGGAACTGGAACATGTCCTGCGGGGCGAAGGCGACCGCAAGACCGACACCAGCCTGCTCGCCAATAGCGGCGCGGTGATCCCGGCGGACATCGGCATCGCCCGATTGCAGGGTCTTTACGGGTCCGAAGGCGCGGTGGTGGTCGTCACCCGCCGGAACGAACCCGCAAATTCCGCAAATTGA
- a CDS encoding prepilin peptidase, with the protein MIEPLGAMLGGVAGAIAGSFLATLILRWPQGRGVMRGRSACDGCGRTLGAGDLVPLLSAMAQRGRCRTCGARIDPLHGRVEAACAVIGALAVGLAPDVAGLGWALLGWWLLTLAVLDWRHFWLPDALTLPLTFLGLTVGSWVTDAVLADRAIGAAAGYAGLLAVAWTYRWARGREGLGLGDAKLLGALGAWFGWQALPFVLLLAAGTGLLAVGVAAALGKRVERATRVPLGTALAVAAVPGWWLSALLSG; encoded by the coding sequence GTGATCGAACCGCTTGGCGCGATGCTCGGCGGCGTGGCCGGGGCGATTGCGGGGAGTTTCCTTGCGACGCTGATCCTGCGATGGCCGCAGGGACGGGGCGTCATGCGGGGGCGGTCGGCCTGCGACGGATGCGGGCGGACGCTGGGCGCGGGCGATCTGGTGCCGTTGCTGAGCGCCATGGCGCAGCGGGGACGGTGCCGGACGTGCGGCGCGCGGATCGATCCGCTGCATGGCCGGGTGGAGGCCGCCTGCGCCGTCATCGGGGCATTGGCGGTCGGGCTCGCGCCGGATGTCGCCGGGCTGGGCTGGGCGCTGCTGGGGTGGTGGCTGTTGACGCTGGCGGTGCTGGACTGGCGGCATTTCTGGTTGCCCGATGCGCTGACCTTGCCGCTGACCTTTTTGGGGCTCACCGTCGGCTCGTGGGTGACGGACGCCGTTCTGGCGGATCGGGCGATCGGCGCGGCGGCGGGCTATGCGGGGCTGCTGGCGGTGGCGTGGACCTATCGGTGGGCGCGGGGACGCGAGGGGCTGGGGCTGGGCGACGCCAAGCTGCTGGGCGCGCTGGGCGCGTGGTTCGGGTGGCAGGCCTTGCCCTTTGTGCTGTTGCTGGCGGCCGGGACCGGGTTGCTCGCGGTGGGCGTGGCGGCGGCGCTTGGGAAGCGGGTGGAGCGCGCGACGCGGGTGCCGTTGGGGACGGCCCTGGCCGTTGCGGCGGTGCCGGGATGGTGGTTGTCGGCTTTGTTGTCGGGGTAG
- a CDS encoding glycoside hydrolase family 16 protein, protein MMKKLKGVGPIGAGAMILLALSAAAAVTRMGTSLPTTRNSITIASGSNRAASQATYTAKASINSSGIGDDSRTEGSFAAFDFASGTRLPEKATVSLGNATFKPGVNVAYVPLTLDRPTPNTIIIRLVTVNGSGAGAAKSGTHYRTVDTVAIFRPGDPLRQTIAVPIVAAQEGQQFLLKMRETPWGGLQGQSAAIITADGNAAATAMATGIFRAPRTFAATGTLQFTLEKETHKRSAEGGWNRWATSLSHGRTQIANEETGLYLDSSVFPGVEGPVYWSNKGLVLHSQKLKTPIYHEGRSWHYGASVLDGRHYLATQIGYGQYEWEAKMPDRRGAWPAFWLISTSGWPPEIDVYEGFGQQSYWDFDRHVAHTIHGGANVARTFQRGMVIQTDQAYGWSGYSQDFHRFAIDIQRDYITWFIDGKESYQSVNPFRGFRWYPIMDVAVKTGGAYDDGSGDMIIRSLNIHSAP, encoded by the coding sequence ATGATGAAGAAACTAAAAGGCGTCGGTCCGATAGGGGCCGGCGCGATGATCCTGCTTGCCCTCAGCGCGGCGGCGGCCGTTACCCGGATGGGGACATCCCTCCCCACCACCAGGAACAGTATCACCATCGCCAGCGGCAGTAACAGGGCCGCGTCACAAGCCACCTATACTGCAAAGGCATCCATCAATAGCAGCGGCATCGGCGATGACAGCCGAACCGAAGGCAGCTTCGCCGCCTTCGATTTCGCCAGCGGAACGCGATTGCCGGAAAAGGCGACCGTCTCGCTCGGCAACGCCACCTTCAAACCCGGCGTGAATGTCGCCTATGTCCCGCTCACGCTGGATCGGCCGACGCCCAACACCATCATCATCCGTCTCGTCACGGTGAACGGCTCGGGCGCCGGCGCGGCGAAATCCGGCACCCATTACCGCACGGTCGACACGGTGGCCATCTTCCGCCCCGGCGATCCACTGCGCCAGACCATCGCCGTCCCCATCGTCGCCGCGCAGGAAGGGCAACAATTCCTGCTCAAGATGCGCGAAACGCCCTGGGGCGGCCTGCAAGGCCAGTCGGCCGCCATCATCACCGCCGACGGCAACGCGGCGGCCACGGCGATGGCCACCGGCATCTTCCGCGCCCCGCGCACCTTCGCCGCGACCGGCACGCTCCAGTTCACGCTGGAGAAGGAAACGCACAAACGGTCGGCCGAAGGCGGCTGGAACCGCTGGGCCACGTCGCTTTCCCATGGGCGCACCCAGATCGCGAACGAGGAAACCGGCCTCTATCTCGACTCGTCGGTGTTCCCCGGCGTGGAAGGCCCGGTCTACTGGAGCAACAAGGGCCTTGTCCTGCACAGCCAGAAACTGAAAACACCCATCTATCACGAAGGGCGCAGCTGGCATTATGGCGCGTCGGTCCTGGACGGCCGCCACTATCTGGCGACCCAGATCGGCTATGGCCAATATGAATGGGAAGCGAAGATGCCCGACCGGCGCGGCGCATGGCCCGCTTTCTGGCTGATCTCTACCAGCGGCTGGCCGCCGGAAATCGATGTCTACGAAGGCTTCGGCCAGCAAAGCTACTGGGATTTCGACCGCCATGTCGCCCACACCATCCACGGCGGGGCGAACGTCGCCCGCACATTCCAGCGCGGCATGGTCATCCAGACCGACCAGGCCTATGGCTGGAGCGGATACAGCCAGGACTTCCACCGCTTCGCCATCGACATCCAGCGCGACTATATCACCTGGTTCATCGACGGGAAGGAAAGCTATCAGTCGGTCAATCCCTTCCGGGGTTTCCGCTGGTATCCGATCATGGACGTGGCCGTGAAAACCGGCGGAGCCTATGACGACGGCAGCGGCGACATGATCATCCGCAGCCTGAATATCCACTCGGCCCCTTAA
- a CDS encoding TadE family protein has product MRGSVLVEAAVALPLLIALLMGIWVYGSWFMTAHSLQQAANDAARAAVAGLNATERQALSRQSVTASTAALPLRGNRPVGVNSRENGGYFTVTLDYDLSGDPLFATTFIPVPSRTLERSAVIRIDER; this is encoded by the coding sequence ATGCGCGGCAGTGTCCTCGTGGAAGCCGCCGTCGCGCTCCCGCTGCTCATCGCCCTGCTGATGGGCATATGGGTCTATGGGTCATGGTTCATGACGGCGCACAGCCTGCAACAGGCCGCCAATGACGCCGCGCGCGCCGCCGTCGCCGGGCTGAACGCGACCGAAAGGCAAGCCCTGTCGCGCCAAAGCGTCACCGCCAGCACCGCCGCCCTTCCCCTGCGCGGCAACCGGCCCGTTGGCGTCAACAGCAGGGAGAATGGCGGCTATTTCACCGTCACGCTCGATTACGACCTGTCCGGCGACCCGCTCTTCGCCACCACCTTCATTCCCGTCCCTTCGCGCACCCTGGAACGCAGCGCCGTCATAAGGATCGACGAACGATGA